In Nymphaea colorata isolate Beijing-Zhang1983 unplaced genomic scaffold, ASM883128v2 scaffold0390, whole genome shotgun sequence, a single genomic region encodes these proteins:
- the LOC116244930 gene encoding L-type lectin-domain containing receptor kinase IV.3, which translates to MPGMEVYVASRDSPVVLTPRFKLSYWKYLLDDLDKPDAMELGSHGFAFVVVPSTNFSDAARGRYLDLFNESDNRNPTNRIFAVEFDTAQQAILMDTDASHVAIDVNRVISNASAPAAYYIEYGKMEGNRKLTSKKIEGWEIDYPHRFSYRELYRATKGFKDELGKGVSTVSTKSVELGEDETHKLGPIAWNPQLGTEVQYSEGIASSLLYLHEEWEQVVVHRDVKASHVLLDGDLNGRLSDFGLVNSMSMGPTQRQPTSLGVSGTWRWSSPTSTSPEFGCGGQTLDAMDKKLENCYVVEEGELVLKLGVLCSQTAPE; encoded by the exons ATGCCAGGCATGGAAGTTTACGTGGCGAGCAGAGATTCACCAG tTGTTTTGACTCCTAGGTTCAAGTTGTCATACTGGAAATATTTGCTTGATGATTTGGATAAACCAGATGCAATG GAGTTAGGTAGCCATGGCTTTGCGTTCGTCGTGGTGCCCTCCACCAACTTCTCTGATGCCGCTAGAGGCCGCTACCTCGACCTCTTCAACGAGTCGGACAACAGAAACCCCACCAATCGTATATTTGCAGTTGAATTCGACACCGCTCAACAAGCAATTTTGATGGATACAGATGCAAGCCATGTGGCCATCGACGTTAACCGTGTAATATCCAATGCCTCTGCACCTGCTGCTTACTATATAGAGTATGGCAAGATGGAAGG GAATCGAAAGCTGACATCCAAGAAGATAGAAGGATGGGAGATAGACTACCCACATAGGTTCTCATACAGGGAACTCTACAGGGCAACCAAGGGTTTCAAGGATGAATTGGGCAAAGGAGTTTCGACGGTGTCTACAAAG AGTGTCGAGCTTGGGGAGGATGAGACACATAAACTTGGTCCAATTGCATG GAATCCTCAGTTGGGAACAGAGGTTCAATATTCTGAAGGAATTGCTTCCAGCCTGCTGTATCTTCATGAAGAATGGGAGCAAGTGGTTGTGCACAGGGATGTTAAAGCAAGTCATGTGTTGTTGGATGGTGATCTAAATGGCAGGTTGAGTGATTTTGGGCTTGTCAACTCTATGAGCATGGGACCAACCCAAAGACAACCCACATCATTGGGAGTTTCGGGTACATGGCGCTGGAGCTCTCCCACATCTACAAGTCCAGAGTTCGGATGT GGTGGACAAACACTGGACGCTATGGACAAGAAGCTTGAGAATTGCTATGTGGTGGAGGAAGGAGAGCTTGTGCTGAAGCTTGGCGTGCTCTGCTCACAGACTGCGCCTGAATG